A stretch of the Arthrobacter stackebrandtii genome encodes the following:
- a CDS encoding DUF4193 domain-containing protein — protein sequence MATDYDAPRNKDEDHETESLQALQVQRGGAQTAHIDVEDSDTAEGTDLPGADLSNEELIIQVIPAQDDEFTCASCFLVRHRSQVAREKNGLFYCKDCEG from the coding sequence ATGGCAACGGATTACGACGCACCACGCAACAAGGATGAAGACCACGAGACAGAGTCGCTGCAGGCGCTCCAGGTGCAGCGTGGCGGTGCCCAGACGGCACACATTGACGTCGAAGACTCAGACACGGCCGAAGGCACGGACCTTCCCGGTGCCGATCTCTCCAACGAGGAACTGATCATCCAGGTCATTCCCGCACAGGACGACGAGTTCACCTGTGCCTCTTGCTTCCTGGTCCGCCACCGCAGCCAGGTGGCCCGCGAGAAGAACGGTTTGTTCTACTGCAAGGACTGTGAAGGCTAA